The following are from one region of the Dreissena polymorpha isolate Duluth1 chromosome 2, UMN_Dpol_1.0, whole genome shotgun sequence genome:
- the LOC127869608 gene encoding melatonin receptor type 1B-A-like, with amino-acid sequence MDRLQRTHLPTADSVLERVSIALRDVQRGKQNGNLDVSAARTQIASLLTNLQRLENDHTVPEDLLKSTIQSVVLVRDSLPDLTQHAQHSSHSVDRYVPAKLTGPQDMTGKKIGGPYRNQTNVTDDDSLPVSFPASCNESIVGEIRHYLTPLVESHFLLALIYCILVVAALCVGSIGNIIILAVSTTTRAMNRVGRDFVINLALADLCVALISDPMCILGELTFILSLSVSLPAGVLKGERWFQSRWLLCEVVASMCLTACFCAFFSLTLLTLNRYVFVCKNVWYDTIFKRPVCILMCACAWVLAFLFEFPNFVGWGDHYFDQKSQQCIWDRTASFSYTLVVAAGLIGSPLLLMGVCFVLIFYKIYQSKMDVYSLNVDDPLRYKMERSVLVIV; translated from the exons atggatcGGTTACAACGCACGCATTTACCTACAGCTGACAGTGTTCTTGAAAGAGTTTCAATAGCACTCAGAGATGTACAGAGAGGCAAACAGAACGGCAACCTTGACGTTTCTGCAGCTCGCACCCAGATCGCCAGTCTTCTTACAAACTTGCAGAGACTTGAGAATGACCACACCGTCCCAGAGGATTTACTGAAGAGCACCATCCAGTCAGTAGTGTTAGTCAGAGATAGTCTCCCTGATTTGACTCAACATGCTCAACACAGCAGTCATTCAGTTGATCGTTATG TCCCAGCCAAACTCACAGGACCTCAGGACATGACTGGTAAAAAAATTGGAGGTCCA TATCGAAATCAGACCAACGTCACGGATGATGACTCACTTCCGGTGTCATTTCCGGCGTCCTGTAACGAGTCAATTGTGGGCGAGATCCGGCACTATCTGACGCCGCTCGTAGAGTCCCACTTCCTGTTGGCGCTCATCTACTGCATCCTCGTCGTCGCTGCTCTCTGCGTCGGCTCTATCGGCAACATCATCATCCTGGCAGTGAGCACGACGACGCGCGCCATGAACCGCGTCGGCCGGGACTTCGTCATTAACCTGGCGCTGGCCGACCTTTGTGTGGCGCTGATTTCCGACCCCATGTGCATCCTCGGTGAGTTG ACGTTTATATTGTCCCTGTCCGTATCACTCCCTGCAGGCGTGCTGAAGGGCGAGCGATGGTTCCAGAGCCGCTGGTTGCTATGCGAGGTGGTCGCCTCCATGTGCCTCACAGCCTGCTTCTGCGCTTTCTTCAGCCTCACCCTCCTCACGTTAAACCGATACGTGTTCGTCTGCAAGAACGTCTGGTACGACACAATCTTCAAG AGGCCTGTGTGCATCTTGATGTGCGCATGCGCGTGGGTGCTGGCCTTCCTGTTTGAATTCCCGAACTTTGTCGGCTGGGGAGACCACTACTTTGACCAAAAGAGCCAGCAG TGTATCTGGGACCGCACGGCCAGCTTCTCGTACACGCTTGTGGTGGCGGCAGGACTTATCGGCTCCCCGCTGCTGTTGATGGGCGTCTGCTTCGTGCTGATCTTCTACAAGATCTACCAAAGCAAGATGGACGTCTACTCTCTGAATGTTGACGATCCCCTCAGGTATAAAATGGAAAGATCTGTTCTGGTGATCGTGTAA